One Carettochelys insculpta isolate YL-2023 chromosome 1, ASM3395843v1, whole genome shotgun sequence genomic window, CATGTGCTTTTTTTCTAACAGCCAACTGACAAAAGTATCATACTCAGCCAGATCGTTTCCATGTACTTGAAAATGTTTGACATTATTGGCCCAGCTAAAAGTAAAAGCCACATTCAGAACATACGCAATGCCCTGTACACATTGCAGAACAGCCTGACTGGAAGCTTCAGAAAAGTAAACGACCTAGTGGAGTTGACAAAAATTGAGGTAAggatatgtctttttttttttcccttttgttttatGGAGGTGAAATCTGGAATTCACTTCCTATTTGAGGAAACAGAGTCTCAGCTTCTTGACTTTCTGGGCAAAGTCTAAGGCCCCTTTCCTTTTTTAGGCTTTTGCCTAGGGGTATATGCACATTTGTGGGAATGTTGACACACTGGCTGTCGATCTTCCCAGGTTGGATTTAGGGTGCCAAGTTGGGATGAGCTAAATTCAACTGTCATGGTGccgccatcgaccctggtacacCTGgcagtcacgaggagtaagggaagtcaacaggagaatttctcccatcaacctcctgctgtgtggacagcagcaaaaattgattttagataagtcaactccagctacacaattttcatagctggatttgtgtatctaaaattgattttacctcctagtgtggACCTGGACTAAGTGTTTTCTCTGAGGGGAAGACAATCAACTCATACCCTGTAAGGCAATTTTTagtgaatgtttttaaaattatgtgtGTATGCATCTTAAACATTTTAATCTAAAAATTAATGAATGAAAACAATCAGAGTAACAGACAATCTTAACCTTATGTCAGCTTTTTTCATAAATAATAGCTATTTGTCTCTTAAACTGGATTGAGGAAGCAGTAACAAGTTCGTAATCAGACCTCATGAAGGCTCAAAAGACAGCCTCTAAAAATTACATCCTGTGTCAGATTCTACTGTTAACACCAGTGTAACTCCACGGGTTTCCCTTGGCCATCAGTCTGTGACCCTGAGTTAATGGTTTATCCTCCCATACCATAGTAACTCAAAAGCTATTATAATATATGATGGTGAGCCGCACATTAGCTCATCTCTATTAAATGTTTTTTAATTTATACCATGTTATTAAGCAGCTTATACAAGATTACTCTTCCTTATCTGAATGGATTGATGGATAAATGGATTATTGCCATTCCCATCGATGTGTTATTTTGCCGTATCATGTAATGCACTGTATAACAGCCTAAAGCATAGAGCTTGCTGATTAACTTCCAGTACATTTTGGACTGActatttcttttcactgtttgaGAACAGATGGGTGATTTGAAAATCCAGCGCAAAGCTGTTAATGAACTTTTCCCCACCTTACAAAAACTACTGGACTGTCCAGCTACTCATGTGAAGAGAAAAAGGAGCCAAAAGAAATGCAGATGTTGATTAGTTTAGTTATACCTTTTGTTATTCTGTTTCTATGTAAAactatttattaatatttaagtattttaaataattatttataatGAAGTCCATTTTGTAGAAACACCAAGAAAGTATTTATAATTCCTATTGCTGCATAAGAAATTAATATGTATCAAATTCCTGTTTATCTTTTATATGTTTATTAACTGGATAATACAAACCTGTGCAACATGCACCTGATATTTCCTGCATAAAAACATGATGTGTAGACCCAATATTGTACTTAGCTGATGTTCTGGTGCTATCCTGAAAGCTAAAATTAGTAAGATTATGGCCGATCATTTATTTAATTGGGCTGAAAAGAAGGTTCTGAATCAGAAGAGCATCCCTGTTCAGGAaagcaatgaaaaatatttttaatgttaatcAGATGCTTAAGTCTCATGCCAGGCAGTGGGATTTAACTACATGCTTAAAGACGAATATATGCCgaagtgctttcctgaactggggcCTTGATATTAACTGTTTTTTAAGATCCTGAAATTGTTAGGAGGATAAGGCAGCTAAACATTTTCAGCAGTCTGACAGGACATGTGACTACATATTGCACATGTATTCTGTCTGAAATTTGATCTACTAATTCATCTCTGTATTAGAGAATTTAAAAGGTGCCAAATGTAATTAttatataataaataatatacaCGTATTTTATTGTGGGTGAATATACAAATAGTTGTACTACAACATTATTTAAGACTTTGATttcatgaaaatgaaaaataaatctcTTTATCAATTTTACATTTAgtaacaaaatatttgaataaaagGCTAATTTTACAATTATTCATCTTGTGTGATACTTCTTTGTGAGTGGTTCCCAGATTTGGAGAGTGTAGTAGGCCAACTATTCCAGGCTGGCAGGAGAAGGATTAAATTCAGTGCTGGGGGAGGACTGAGTCTGAAAGAGCCAGCAGTTGGGGCAATTAGCTGCCCCGCAGCAaattagggcccagctgaggGATGTATAAATAGAGGGCTTTGTGAGAGGAAGAGGGAAGATTtttgctgtggagcaggagggatgtggctgccagggaagctagaggcatcccagcccagagcaggggtGTGGGAAAAGCAGACAGAGCTTGGGGGAGCTCTGTCTAGACAAGCTcttgggctgcagggcctgagacaaggcctgagggtactggagctgcaggga contains:
- the IFNG gene encoding interferon gamma yields the protein MIPQSYLFILLSISSCFGCFFGQTLLSSIENDIETLKNEFKSNQSDVADGGSIFIERLKNWPEPTDKSIILSQIVSMYLKMFDIIGPAKSKSHIQNIRNALYTLQNSLTGSFRKVNDLVELTKIEMGDLKIQRKAVNELFPTLQKLLDCPATHVKRKRSQKKCRC